Proteins encoded by one window of Dehalococcoidia bacterium:
- a CDS encoding NAD-dependent epimerase/dehydratase family protein — MKALVIGGTGPSGYQIVERLLERDYDVTIYHTGAHELEFSRQVGHIHGDPREKESVQKDLKGRRFDVAVSTSGRLRYIVEALAGQVRKLVAVTGEGIYEGIFARAGQPTLPALIPEDAPKVMDAEKDRWGYMVRVGEEKVWELHRQGLFDATILRYPYVYGPYAYHPFDWYIVKRALDKRPHIILEADGLTHPHRGYSVNLAHACMLALEKPQASGQTYNVGDERVLSLRRITMVIAETLGHAWDMVDMPLRLSPRRNPYARVQHIVFDLSKIKGELGYKDVVPVEEATARYALWLRDHPPAPGGLEEQALGKSAFDYAEEDRALATWKEGLKAMGVSYEDYMASKSKPIGWPRAFQGDMRAM, encoded by the coding sequence CGAGCGGCTGCTGGAGCGCGACTACGACGTCACCATCTACCACACGGGCGCGCACGAGCTTGAGTTCTCGCGCCAGGTCGGCCACATCCACGGCGACCCGCGCGAGAAGGAGAGCGTCCAGAAGGACCTGAAGGGCAGGCGGTTCGACGTGGCGGTGAGCACGTCGGGGCGACTGCGGTACATCGTGGAGGCGCTCGCGGGGCAGGTGCGGAAGCTGGTCGCTGTCACCGGCGAGGGGATATACGAGGGCATTTTCGCGCGCGCCGGCCAGCCCACGCTGCCCGCGCTCATCCCGGAGGACGCCCCCAAGGTGATGGACGCCGAGAAAGACCGCTGGGGCTACATGGTGCGCGTCGGCGAGGAGAAGGTGTGGGAGCTGCACCGCCAGGGCCTCTTCGACGCCACTATCCTGCGCTATCCCTACGTGTACGGCCCGTACGCGTACCACCCCTTCGACTGGTACATCGTGAAGCGCGCGCTGGACAAGCGGCCCCACATCATCCTGGAGGCCGACGGCCTGACGCACCCGCACAGGGGCTACTCGGTGAACCTGGCCCACGCCTGCATGCTGGCCCTTGAGAAGCCGCAGGCCAGCGGCCAGACGTATAATGTGGGCGACGAGCGCGTGCTCTCGCTGCGGCGCATCACGATGGTCATAGCGGAGACGCTGGGCCATGCGTGGGACATGGTGGACATGCCCCTGCGGCTCAGCCCCCGGCGCAACCCGTACGCGCGCGTGCAGCACATCGTCTTCGACCTCAGCAAAATCAAAGGCGAGCTGGGGTACAAAGACGTCGTGCCTGTGGAGGAGGCGACGGCCCGGTACGCGCTCTGGCTGCGCGATCATCCTCCCGCGCCGGGCGGTCTTGAGGAGCAGGCGCTGGGCAAGAGCGCGTTCGACTATGCGGAGGAGGACCGCGCGCTCGCCACGTGGAAGGAGGGGTTGAAGGCGATGGGCGTCTCCTACGAGGACTACATGGCGAGCAAGTCCAAGCCCATCGGATGGCCGCGGGCCTTCCAGGGCGACATGCGGGCGATGTAA